One Hippea jasoniae genomic region harbors:
- a CDS encoding AAA domain-containing protein, with translation MKNKNDLPELLPERIKEIKNPEWKQGADQPEYISITEHLEDFPEVLRVWDRYLEEQWIPWVEDHNVWESIHKVYTKLFAIHQEQLRFDEEYELILGLGLLTWKTPSGQRVRRHLIVADAVLEFEARLGKFTVCSHPEGAKLRPELDMLDIEEQPINAEETAKVSLAESGDDPWDKDCIESVLKTLVHSINSQGEYDESLKKKDVRASDKPIVEYAPALILRKRSIKSLTETIRRIRERIKNGDDIPIEFADLSEIRTEDGRESDDDLEKQSRAFDGEIFFPKPSNEEQRRIVEKLRSATGVLVQGPPGTGKSHTIANLISHLLATGQRTLITAKTPRALQVLERLMPEELRPLCINLLGSGPEELRSLEVSVSAILSKNEEWSEDHAKREQAELEKRLQYLREEQAKVDRRILDIRESETHKQVIAEGKYQGTAAYIAKAVNRDKPQYDWFIDRINYNDSCPFNPDELLSLLKELRYFTPAKQEELNLYWPEALPSQDEFARLIQEKQRTIKQEKALKVEADDQITEILIDNNPESVKTLQEALFAFIEARKRLTLSTYHWMTEALRDVLYRNSTLWKELARVTKCVIASVEPLVELADNNSVEIPDSTDIMTLYEDALKLKKYLENGGNPGWGPFRPKTVKECIHVIKTVRISGHSPSNVEQFSVLCNVLRVRIELEKAWNFWKKWVDKTPGPYALQLMALKSMYNALEDVLSLENLIEQCSETIHSCIDISEPDWSDEFQIEKLITSCRLAQVIRHKQSISEKLQDIETQISSITNNNNVHPVTIELMNAIRNRDLDGFAKASSKIQELKEDRQRLQEMDKYLSRLSRWLPGLTDELKLTCNEPYWDARFQHIGDAWCWAQARHWIEEYIKKEDLPALEKRARQIVDEINETITKLASIHAWSFCFSRLKEDHRRHMEAWQQSMRRLGKGTGKHAPRHRREAQQHLNQCREAVPAWVMPLHRVWDTIDPAPGMFDVIIVDEASQCGLKALPLFYLGKKILIVGDDRQISPEAVGLPRDAVHRLMEEFLYDFSFKSSFDVESSLFDHGKLRHGTQRITLREHFRCMPEIIRFSNDLCYSDTPLIPLRQYGPDRLPPLKHTFIEGGHKEGSYSRAINRPEANAIVEKIVELCSDDRYAKKTMGVVVLQGNAQAGLIEDLLLKELGAEEMERRRLICGNPYSFQGDERDVIFLSMVAAINERIGPLTKAADERRFNVAASRARDQMWLFHSVRLEDLSEKDLRRKLLEFFLYTKPQQVAGIDRNKLERRAKEDNRSLVKPPAPFESWFEVDVALELLRKGFSVTPQFEVAGKRIDLVVEGGHARLAIECDGDYWHGVDRYEEDVQRQRQLERCGWEFFRIRESAFYANKDYALRGLWPMLEERVIFPNIDSISPYIRNTTNNLVFDNSNSDKSLRSYKSDAVASKVKIQNKDLNAYESPNIGKDTARKKETVITINGVRFKGSTVRELYYKVLKYLCDNGYISKVESSIPLATSSRRYLLAKKPIHQGGNQFKSPIEYKGYFMEAHKNYKTAFRHLQQLINKCGLTMSYDL, from the coding sequence TTGAAAAATAAGAATGATTTGCCGGAACTTTTGCCCGAAAGAATAAAAGAGATCAAGAATCCTGAATGGAAGCAGGGAGCTGATCAACCGGAATACATTTCAATAACTGAACATCTGGAGGATTTTCCCGAAGTGCTCAGGGTATGGGACCGATATCTCGAAGAGCAATGGATCCCCTGGGTTGAAGATCATAATGTATGGGAGAGCATCCACAAAGTATATACAAAGCTTTTCGCCATCCACCAGGAGCAACTTCGGTTTGACGAGGAGTATGAACTTATTCTCGGTCTGGGGTTGCTTACCTGGAAGACGCCCTCCGGCCAACGTGTTCGTAGACATCTGATTGTTGCTGACGCTGTTCTTGAATTTGAGGCGCGCTTGGGTAAATTTACCGTCTGTTCCCATCCAGAGGGCGCAAAGCTCAGGCCCGAGTTAGATATGCTGGATATCGAAGAACAGCCAATAAACGCCGAGGAAACCGCGAAGGTTTCATTGGCTGAATCCGGAGATGATCCTTGGGATAAAGACTGTATCGAAAGCGTACTCAAAACCTTGGTACATTCTATTAATTCTCAAGGCGAGTATGACGAGAGTCTGAAGAAGAAAGATGTTCGTGCTTCAGATAAACCAATCGTTGAGTATGCTCCTGCATTAATACTGAGAAAGCGTTCAATCAAGAGTCTTACAGAGACCATAAGGCGAATAAGGGAGCGGATCAAAAATGGTGATGATATCCCTATCGAATTCGCTGACCTTTCCGAAATCAGAACAGAGGACGGCCGCGAATCGGATGATGACTTGGAAAAGCAAAGCCGGGCATTTGATGGAGAAATATTCTTCCCAAAACCCTCGAACGAAGAGCAACGTCGCATTGTGGAAAAGCTCCGATCAGCGACTGGTGTTCTTGTGCAGGGACCACCAGGCACGGGAAAGTCCCACACCATTGCGAATTTGATTTCTCATTTGCTTGCCACGGGACAACGGACACTCATTACAGCCAAGACACCACGAGCACTACAGGTTCTTGAAAGGTTAATGCCAGAAGAATTACGCCCTCTCTGCATCAATCTTCTTGGCAGTGGCCCTGAGGAGCTTCGCTCTCTGGAAGTCAGCGTTAGCGCTATACTTAGCAAGAATGAGGAGTGGAGCGAGGATCACGCCAAACGAGAGCAGGCGGAATTAGAAAAACGCCTTCAATATCTTCGAGAGGAGCAAGCCAAAGTTGATCGGAGGATTCTCGATATCCGGGAATCTGAGACGCATAAACAAGTTATTGCAGAAGGCAAGTATCAAGGTACTGCAGCATATATCGCAAAAGCAGTCAACCGAGACAAACCACAATATGACTGGTTTATAGACCGCATAAATTACAATGACTCTTGTCCTTTCAATCCTGATGAATTGTTATCTCTTCTTAAAGAGCTCCGCTATTTTACGCCGGCGAAACAGGAAGAACTAAACCTATATTGGCCTGAAGCATTGCCGTCTCAAGATGAATTTGCAAGACTTATTCAGGAGAAACAAAGGACTATTAAGCAAGAAAAGGCCTTAAAAGTCGAGGCCGATGACCAAATCACTGAAATCCTGATAGACAACAATCCAGAGTCTGTTAAAACTCTTCAAGAAGCATTGTTCGCCTTTATTGAGGCACGAAAAAGATTGACCTTGTCAACATATCATTGGATGACTGAGGCACTTCGAGATGTGCTTTACAGAAACTCAACCCTTTGGAAAGAGCTTGCCCGTGTAACCAAGTGTGTGATTGCCTCGGTTGAACCCTTAGTTGAACTTGCTGATAATAATAGCGTTGAAATTCCAGATAGTACAGATATCATGACGTTATATGAAGACGCTCTCAAGCTGAAGAAATATTTAGAAAATGGAGGAAATCCGGGCTGGGGACCGTTTCGGCCCAAAACAGTGAAAGAATGCATTCATGTAATCAAGACTGTGCGCATAAGTGGGCATTCCCCATCTAATGTCGAACAGTTCTCTGTTCTGTGCAATGTATTGCGTGTTCGAATCGAGCTTGAGAAGGCATGGAATTTTTGGAAAAAATGGGTTGATAAGACTCCAGGCCCTTACGCTTTACAGCTGATGGCTCTAAAATCAATGTACAATGCTCTTGAAGATGTATTGTCGTTGGAGAATCTCATTGAGCAATGTAGTGAGACTATACATAGTTGCATTGATATAAGTGAACCTGACTGGTCTGATGAATTTCAGATTGAAAAGCTTATTACCTCTTGCCGTTTGGCACAGGTAATAAGGCATAAGCAGTCAATCTCAGAAAAATTGCAAGATATTGAAACTCAAATATCGTCCATTACTAACAACAATAATGTGCATCCCGTAACAATTGAACTAATGAATGCTATTCGTAACCGCGACTTAGATGGCTTCGCAAAAGCATCAAGCAAGATTCAGGAGTTAAAAGAAGATCGTCAGCGTCTTCAAGAGATGGATAAATATCTCTCGAGATTGAGCCGATGGCTGCCAGGTCTTACCGATGAATTAAAGCTAACTTGCAACGAGCCTTACTGGGACGCACGTTTTCAACATATAGGAGATGCCTGGTGTTGGGCACAGGCCCGACACTGGATTGAAGAATATATAAAGAAGGAGGATCTCCCTGCTCTTGAAAAACGAGCAAGGCAGATCGTGGACGAGATCAACGAAACCATTACTAAGCTCGCTTCGATTCATGCCTGGTCATTTTGCTTTTCTAGACTCAAGGAAGATCATAGACGTCACATGGAAGCTTGGCAGCAGTCTATGAGGCGGCTTGGTAAAGGGACAGGAAAACATGCACCACGCCACAGGCGTGAGGCTCAACAACACCTCAACCAATGTCGTGAGGCGGTTCCCGCATGGGTGATGCCACTTCATCGGGTCTGGGATACTATAGATCCCGCTCCTGGTATGTTTGATGTTATTATAGTTGACGAGGCTTCACAATGTGGACTCAAAGCACTCCCGTTGTTTTATCTGGGAAAGAAAATATTAATTGTTGGGGATGATAGGCAAATCAGCCCGGAGGCTGTAGGACTACCCCGAGATGCTGTACATCGTTTAATGGAGGAGTTTCTTTATGATTTCAGTTTCAAATCATCATTTGATGTGGAAAGCAGTCTATTCGACCATGGAAAACTTCGCCATGGAACTCAGCGAATCACCTTGCGGGAGCACTTTCGCTGCATGCCGGAGATCATTCGATTCAGTAACGATCTCTGCTATAGTGATACACCCTTGATTCCACTCAGACAATACGGTCCTGATCGGCTGCCCCCTCTTAAGCATACTTTTATCGAAGGTGGTCATAAAGAAGGAAGTTATAGTCGTGCGATAAATCGTCCGGAAGCAAACGCTATTGTAGAAAAGATTGTTGAATTGTGTTCTGATGACCGCTACGCTAAAAAGACCATGGGGGTTGTTGTGCTACAAGGTAATGCCCAGGCGGGACTCATAGAAGATTTGCTACTTAAGGAACTCGGTGCTGAGGAAATGGAGCGGCGGCGCCTTATTTGCGGAAATCCATACAGTTTCCAGGGTGATGAACGTGATGTGATATTTCTCTCAATGGTCGCTGCTATAAATGAAAGAATAGGTCCACTCACTAAGGCCGCGGATGAGAGACGTTTCAACGTGGCCGCAAGTCGTGCCAGAGATCAGATGTGGCTCTTTCATTCTGTTCGATTGGAGGATTTAAGTGAAAAGGATTTACGTCGAAAGTTATTGGAATTCTTCTTGTATACAAAACCTCAACAAGTTGCTGGTATAGACCGGAATAAACTGGAGCGCAGGGCTAAGGAGGATAATCGTAGCCTTGTAAAACCGCCGGCTCCATTTGAGAGTTGGTTTGAGGTAGATGTGGCGCTTGAATTATTGCGAAAAGGATTTTCTGTTACTCCTCAATTTGAGGTTGCAGGTAAAAGAATAGACTTGGTGGTTGAAGGCGGTCATGCGCGTTTAGCGATTGAATGCGATGGTGATTACTGGCATGGTGTTGACCGTTATGAAGAGGACGTGCAACGCCAGCGCCAATTAGAGCGGTGTGGATGGGAGTTTTTTCGTATTCGAGAGAGTGCTTTCTACGCAAATAAGGACTACGCGCTCCGGGGTCTTTGGCCAATGCTTGAAGAAAGAGTAATTTTCCCAAATATTGACTCTATAAGTCCTTATATTAGAAACACTACTAATAATCTGGTTTTTGATAATTCAAATAGTGATAAATCCTTAAGAAGTTATAAATCCGACGCAGTTGCAAGCAAAGTCAAAATACAAAATAAAGATTTGAATGCTTATGAAAGTCCTAATATCGGTAAAGACACAGCAAGAAAAAAAGAAACTGTTATTACAATTAATGGCGTTAGATTTAAAGGATCTACCGTAAGAGAATTATATTACAAAGTTTTGAAATATCTTTGTGATAATGGATATATTAGTAAAGTTGAAAGTAGCATTCCTCTTGCTACAAGCTCAAGAAGATATCTACTTGCCAAAAAACCTATTCATCAAGGGGGAAATCAATTTAAATCACCTATTGAATATAAAGGATATTTTATGGAAGCTCATAAAAATTATAAAACTGCTTTTAGGCACCTACAGCAATTAATCAATAAATGCGGTCTAACAATGAGCTATGATTTATAA
- the pheA gene encoding prephenate dehydratase — protein sequence MAQNDNAVSIKLDELRKKISDIDGKIIELLDKRAKLVREVGDIKRTHNLPFYSPDRETKIYEMIDKKAQGVFPKKSLRFIFREIMSASIRLEEPLTISYLGPEATFTHQAAIERFGLSLHYIAEESIEDVFMDVENERADFGVVPIENSIEGVVNYTLDMFVNSSVKIVSEILIDIKHNLLSKARSLEEIKAVYSHPNAIGQCKGWLKKHLPNVPVYETVSTAKAAKIAEKDPKTAAIASLAASEIYSLNVLARGIEDKTNNTTRFLVIGKTIPKKTGRDKTSFMFTIKDKVGALYEILSPFYEKRINLTRIESRPSRQKSWSYIFYVDVEGHIEDEKLKEALKEVEKLTVFLKILGSYPKDARW from the coding sequence ATGGCGCAAAATGACAACGCAGTTTCTATAAAATTAGACGAGCTGAGGAAAAAGATATCCGATATAGACGGTAAAATCATAGAGCTGCTTGATAAAAGGGCGAAACTTGTGCGGGAGGTTGGGGATATAAAAAGAACCCACAACCTTCCGTTTTATTCCCCGGACAGAGAAACAAAAATCTATGAAATGATCGATAAAAAAGCCCAGGGCGTATTTCCCAAAAAGAGTTTGAGGTTTATCTTTAGAGAAATCATGAGTGCATCGATAAGGCTTGAGGAGCCTTTGACGATAAGCTATTTAGGGCCTGAGGCAACATTCACGCATCAGGCGGCAATTGAGCGATTTGGGCTGTCGCTTCACTATATAGCTGAGGAGTCGATTGAAGATGTGTTTATGGATGTTGAAAACGAAAGAGCCGACTTTGGCGTAGTGCCGATAGAAAACTCTATCGAAGGCGTTGTAAACTACACGCTTGATATGTTTGTCAACTCCTCTGTAAAAATCGTCTCTGAAATTCTCATCGACATAAAGCACAACCTGCTTTCAAAGGCTCGATCCTTAGAGGAGATAAAAGCCGTTTATTCTCATCCAAATGCCATAGGTCAGTGTAAGGGGTGGCTAAAAAAACACCTGCCCAATGTGCCTGTTTATGAAACGGTATCAACAGCCAAGGCAGCAAAAATAGCAGAAAAAGACCCAAAAACCGCCGCAATTGCCTCACTTGCGGCAAGCGAAATCTACTCTCTAAATGTTCTTGCAAGGGGTATTGAGGATAAAACAAACAACACAACCCGATTTCTGGTTATAGGCAAAACAATACCTAAAAAAACAGGAAGAGATAAAACATCTTTTATGTTTACAATCAAAGACAAAGTAGGCGCTTTATATGAAATTCTATCTCCATTTTATGAAAAACGGATAAATTTAACACGGATAGAGTCCCGCCCATCAAGGCAGAAAAGCTGGTCTTATATTTTTTATGTCGATGTTGAAGGTCATATTGAGGATGAAAAGCTCAAAGAGGCTTTAAAAGAGGTAGAAAAGCTCACCGTATTTTTGAAAATCCTGGGATCATATCCCAAAGACGCCCGCTGGTAA
- a CDS encoding aspartate kinase encodes MALIVQKYGGTSVGSLERIKIIANHIKETAQKGNKVVAIVSAMAGETDKLIKMAKELAKRPSEREMDLLLSSGERISSALVAIRLNEIGAKAVAMTGRQCGIVTDEVHTKARIKSIDTENIMKHLDNGEIVIVAGFQGISETTGDVTTLGRGGSDTTAVAIAAALKADVCEIYTDVDGIYTADPRIVKNARKLDKISYSEMMELASLGAKVLQIRSVEFGMKYNVPIMVLSSFTFNKGTLVTKEDKDMERIVVSGIAHDKNQARLKINNVKDEPGIAAMIFNEIAKNNINVDMIVQNVSDDGKATDISFTVQRDDADKAYDVLKEISKKIDAGDVSLNKDVAKVSVVGVGMRSHPGVAAKMFDTLAKENINIRAISTSEIKISCLIDEKYTELAVRALHEAFELDKEA; translated from the coding sequence ATGGCGCTTATAGTCCAAAAATACGGTGGAACAAGTGTTGGTTCACTGGAAAGGATTAAAATTATTGCTAACCACATCAAGGAAACGGCTCAAAAGGGTAACAAAGTTGTTGCAATTGTTTCAGCTATGGCTGGCGAAACAGATAAGCTTATAAAGATGGCAAAAGAACTTGCCAAGCGCCCCTCAGAAAGAGAGATGGATCTGCTTTTATCAAGCGGCGAAAGGATATCCAGTGCACTGGTTGCAATCAGGCTAAACGAGATAGGTGCAAAAGCTGTTGCCATGACAGGCAGGCAGTGCGGCATAGTAACAGATGAAGTGCACACAAAGGCAAGAATAAAATCCATCGATACAGAAAATATAATGAAGCATTTAGATAACGGAGAAATTGTTATAGTTGCAGGGTTTCAGGGCATTAGTGAAACAACTGGCGATGTAACAACATTGGGTAGAGGCGGCTCTGACACTACAGCAGTTGCTATCGCTGCGGCTTTAAAGGCTGATGTATGCGAGATTTACACAGATGTTGATGGTATCTACACAGCCGATCCACGCATTGTTAAAAATGCAAGAAAATTAGACAAAATCAGCTACTCAGAGATGATGGAGTTAGCAAGCCTTGGTGCAAAGGTTTTGCAAATAAGATCGGTTGAATTTGGCATGAAGTACAATGTACCTATAATGGTTTTATCAAGCTTTACCTTCAATAAAGGCACTTTAGTAACAAAGGAGGATAAAGATATGGAGAGAATAGTAGTTAGCGGTATAGCTCACGATAAAAATCAGGCAAGGCTTAAGATAAACAATGTTAAAGATGAACCGGGTATTGCTGCAATGATTTTTAACGAGATTGCAAAAAATAACATCAATGTTGACATGATTGTTCAGAATGTTAGCGATGATGGCAAGGCAACAGACATATCCTTTACAGTGCAAAGGGATGATGCAGACAAAGCCTACGATGTTTTAAAAGAGATTTCAAAGAAAATCGATGCTGGCGATGTTAGCTTGAATAAAGATGTGGCTAAGGTTTCTGTTGTGGGAGTGGGTATGCGATCACATCCTGGCGTTGCAGCCAAGATGTTTGATACGCTGGCAAAAGAAAACATCAACATAAGGGCCATTTCAACATCAGAGATAAAGATTTCATGTCTAATCGATGAGAAGTATACAGAGCTTGCCGTTAGGGCTTTACATGAAGCCTTTGAACTGGACAAGGAGGCGTAA
- a CDS encoding acetyl-CoA carboxylase carboxyltransferase subunit alpha, producing the protein MFLLDFEKPIYEIEQQIQQLKETAKQQGFDVEEEIRQLEKKKDEILRREFENLSIDKIIKIARHPQRPYTLDFVELLIEDFVELHGDRRFADDKAIVTGFGYLDGKKVAIVGHQKGKNTKDNLFRNFGMANPEGYRKTQRIMKLAEKFNIPIITFVDTPGAYPGIGAEERGQSEAIASNLYTMFSLKVPVVCVITGEGGSGGALAIAVGDRVAMLEFAIYGVISPEGCSSILWRDTAHSIDAAKAMRVTARDLYELGVIDEIIKEPLGGAHRDYEATASAIKEFINKSLSELQKLSTNKLLKQRWEKWRKMTTQFL; encoded by the coding sequence ATGTTTTTACTTGATTTTGAAAAGCCAATTTATGAGATAGAGCAGCAGATTCAACAGCTAAAAGAAACAGCAAAACAACAGGGATTTGATGTTGAAGAGGAGATAAGGCAATTAGAGAAGAAAAAGGATGAGATTTTAAGAAGGGAGTTTGAGAATCTATCGATAGATAAAATCATAAAAATCGCAAGGCATCCTCAGCGCCCATACACGCTGGATTTTGTAGAGCTACTTATAGAGGATTTTGTTGAGCTCCATGGAGACAGAAGATTTGCAGACGATAAGGCAATTGTTACAGGTTTTGGATATCTGGATGGTAAAAAGGTTGCCATTGTTGGACATCAAAAGGGAAAAAACACAAAAGATAATCTCTTCAGGAACTTCGGTATGGCAAACCCTGAAGGATATAGAAAAACTCAACGAATTATGAAACTTGCAGAGAAGTTTAATATACCGATTATCACTTTTGTTGATACGCCAGGGGCTTACCCCGGTATAGGTGCAGAAGAAAGGGGTCAGTCAGAGGCTATTGCATCAAACCTTTATACAATGTTCAGTTTGAAGGTGCCTGTTGTGTGTGTAATTACTGGAGAAGGAGGCTCAGGCGGCGCCTTGGCGATTGCCGTTGGTGATAGGGTAGCAATGCTTGAGTTTGCCATATACGGCGTAATATCGCCAGAGGGTTGCTCATCGATTTTATGGCGTGATACAGCCCATTCCATCGATGCTGCAAAAGCGATGAGGGTTACAGCAAGGGATTTATACGAGCTTGGCGTGATCGATGAAATCATAAAAGAGCCACTTGGCGGAGCTCATAGGGATTATGAAGCAACCGCTTCAGCCATTAAAGAATTTATAAACAAAAGCCTATCAGAACTACAAAAACTCTCAACAAATAAACTCCTCAAACAGAGATGGGAAAAATGGCGCAAAATGACAACGCAGTTTCTATAA
- a CDS encoding N-acetylmuramoyl-L-alanine amidase family protein — translation MRKISMAVAFVFLINLNVLAGSIVHLKTFSIIKLSDNTINLIFRFDKIDKYRFIKLSDDYWYVAIPSKIIAINTPLLPKYDIKKILVRIIRGETRIFFKMDNAYTYNFRFVISKNHHFLIVRISRKTHKEPILNKHQAPALQNKLLPPVIVIDPGHGGKDPGAIGLFNKEKNVVLKIGLYVYKILKSKGYRVYMTRYGDVYPTLADRVVFANKKHATIFVSIHANYAPKDKNKARGLEVYFLNTTSDKRALWLAAKENNMSLSQLDDLNKIILSMIQTTKIKYSKMLASYVYKYMLKDGRLVYRGYKGRGVRQAPFYVLVGTRCPSILIETAFINNPEDALFLRNRRFLYYLAKGIAAGIERFLKVYYQRASLGYDPRIFKNTVSFSTSFKASLSFSSSI, via the coding sequence ATGAGAAAAATAAGCATGGCTGTGGCATTTGTTTTTTTGATAAATTTAAATGTTTTAGCGGGAAGCATTGTTCATTTAAAAACATTTTCTATAATAAAACTATCAGACAACACGATCAACCTGATTTTTCGTTTCGATAAGATTGATAAGTATAGGTTTATAAAACTTTCGGATGATTACTGGTATGTTGCAATTCCATCAAAGATTATAGCCATAAACACGCCTCTTTTGCCAAAGTATGACATAAAAAAGATTCTTGTAAGGATTATTCGTGGTGAAACACGGATTTTTTTCAAAATGGACAACGCATACACATACAACTTTAGATTTGTCATCTCCAAAAACCACCACTTTTTGATTGTAAGAATTTCAAGAAAAACTCACAAAGAACCCATATTAAATAAACACCAAGCACCTGCTTTACAAAATAAACTTCTGCCACCTGTTATAGTTATAGACCCAGGCCATGGAGGTAAAGACCCTGGAGCTATAGGCCTATTTAATAAAGAAAAAAATGTCGTGCTGAAAATCGGCCTTTATGTTTATAAAATATTAAAATCAAAAGGCTATAGGGTTTATATGACGCGTTATGGAGATGTGTATCCAACACTTGCAGATAGGGTTGTCTTTGCAAATAAAAAACATGCAACGATTTTTGTGTCGATCCATGCCAATTATGCGCCTAAAGATAAAAATAAGGCAAGAGGCCTTGAGGTGTATTTTTTAAACACGACAAGCGACAAAAGGGCATTGTGGCTTGCAGCCAAAGAGAACAATATGAGCTTATCCCAGCTTGACGACCTGAATAAAATTATACTTTCAATGATTCAAACAACAAAAATCAAATACTCAAAAATGCTTGCATCCTATGTTTATAAATACATGTTAAAAGATGGCAGGCTTGTGTATAGAGGTTATAAAGGCAGGGGGGTAAGGCAGGCGCCATTTTATGTGCTTGTGGGAACAAGATGCCCATCTATTTTGATAGAGACGGCTTTTATAAACAACCCAGAGGATGCTTTATTTTTAAGAAATCGCAGGTTTTTATACTATCTTGCAAAAGGGATAGCCGCAGGGATTGAGAGGTTTTTAAAAGTTTATTACCAGCGGGCGTCTTTGGGATATGATCCCAGGATTTTCAAAAATACGGTGAGCTTTTCTACCTCTTTTAAAGCCTCTTTGAGCTTTTCATCCTCAATATGA